Below is a genomic region from Candidatus Obscuribacterales bacterium.
GTGAGACTCCCGGCGGTGAGACTCCCGGCGGCGAGATTCCAGGCGGTGAGACTCCGGGTGGCGAGACTCCAGGGGGAGACTCTGGCGTCGATCGCCCCCGCCCTAATGAAACCCTCGCCAATGATCCCTGTAGCGCGAATTCCTTGTTAGCGTTTCAGGTTAGCAATGATGCCATCTTAGAACTGGATGATTCCATTGTTGCAGAGTTACAAACGAGTCGTGCGGGTCAAAATGCGTTGTGCAATCAGCCGGAACCGTCTCGCCCTAATCCCTTGCGATCGCCCTCCCAGAATGAACCTCAGTCCCAAGCTGTTCCTAATTCAGGCGCAAGCGATCGCCCGATGGAGCTACCGCAGGTTGACCAACCGGAGGTACAGATTTGATGCGGTGGCTAGTGTTGGCGTTACTGGGATTAGCGATCGCCCTTTTGCTTGCCCTACCGATGTCCCAGCCTACCCTAGGGGCTGAATCTCAATCCTTACCTGTTCCAGCTAGAGTGGATGTTACTGAGGGCGATCGCTGGTTTCAGATGGGTATCGACCAGTATCAAGCCCATGATTTCGAGCAGGCGATCGCCTCTTGGCAGCAAGCGCTTGAGATTTATCAGCAGATATCCCACACGGCCCAAATTCAGGCAACAGTTAGTAATCTTGGAGCTGTGTCCCTTGCTCTTGGGAACTATGCCGAGGCCGTCACCTGGTTAGAAATTGCCCTAGATTACGCACGACAGGAGGAAAATTCCCTGGCTCAGGCGCGCACGTTAGGTAACTTAGTCATTGCCCATCGTTCCTTAGGGCACTATGACCGAGCTATTGCCGTCAGTCAAGCAGCTCTGCAGATCATGCGAGACTTGGGCAACCGCTCCGGGGAGGAGCAGGTGCTCAGTAATCTTGGTAATGTTTATGAACGTATCGGTGACTATGACAGGGCGATTGCGACCTATCAACAGGGGCTGACTTTAGCGCGGGCATTAGGCGATCGCCAGGCGGAGGGAATTATCTTATCCAATCTAGGAGGAGTCTATGCGGCCCAAGGGGATCATGACCGAGCGATTGCTACCTATCTATCGAGTCTCGCCATTGCCCAGTCGATCCATGATGTAGCGGGGGAAGCCCATACGCGCCTCAATTTAGGATCCGCATACTTCATCACCCATCAAGATGCCCTAGCTCTTGATTATTATCAACAGAGCCTATCTCTAGCTCAAGCGCTAGGCGATCGCCCATTGGAAAGTCGTGTGTTGAATGCTCTAGGTATGGCGATGGCGGCAGTGGCAGACTATGAACGTGCCATTGTCTATCAAGAACGCAGCGTCGCGATCGCTCGGGTGGTGAGTGATGTAAAAGAGTTGGCTGCAGGCTTAAATAACCTAGGGCATAGCTTATTTGATGCAGGACGATTACCTGAGGCAGAGGCACACCTTAGGGAGGCGATCGCGCTTTGGGATCAGCTTCGAGACAATAACCGTATGAATGATCTCTATGCCATATCGGTGTTTGACACTCAGGTCTTTAGCTATAACCTCTTGCAGCAGGTGCTGGTAGAACAAGGAAAGATAGGGGAGGCGCTGGAGATCTCTGAGCAGGGGCGATCGCGGGCGATGTCTGCTATCCTAGCCGATCGACAAACTCAGGAAGGCGATCGCTCTCTAGATGTAGGAGGTGCAGAATCTACGCTATTTACCCTAGGCGACATTCGTCGAACAGCCCAAACCCATAAGGCAACTATCGTTGAGTATTCAATTATTCCAGATGATAGCTTTCGCTTCCAAGGTAAACAACGGGGGCGGGAACAGGAGTTATTCATCTGGGTGATACAACCGACGGGAGAGCTGAGCTTCCACCGAGTAGATCTCAGCAGCCTTTGGTCGGAGCGATATCCAACCTTAGCTAACTTAGTGGAGTTTGCCCGCCAGCGCTTGGGTGCCCGCAGCGAGGCTGCTCCCAGTCCCACCAATGCAGCACCAAATACTCGATTTATTGCTGCCCAACTGCGGCAGCTCCATGCCTTATTAATAGAGCCGATCGCTGATGACTTACCGACGGATCCTAGCGATCGCATTGTGATCATTCCCCATGAGTCTCTCTTCCTCGTCCCATTTGCGGCGCTCCAAGACTCAGATGGACGCTATGTGCTGGAACAGCATACCTTATTGACGGCTCCATCCATCCAGGTTCTAGCTCTTGCCTCTGATTCATCTCACTTA
It encodes:
- a CDS encoding CHAT domain-containing tetratricopeptide repeat protein, with protein sequence MRWLVLALLGLAIALLLALPMSQPTLGAESQSLPVPARVDVTEGDRWFQMGIDQYQAHDFEQAIASWQQALEIYQQISHTAQIQATVSNLGAVSLALGNYAEAVTWLEIALDYARQEENSLAQARTLGNLVIAHRSLGHYDRAIAVSQAALQIMRDLGNRSGEEQVLSNLGNVYERIGDYDRAIATYQQGLTLARALGDRQAEGIILSNLGGVYAAQGDHDRAIATYLSSLAIAQSIHDVAGEAHTRLNLGSAYFITHQDALALDYYQQSLSLAQALGDRPLESRVLNALGMAMAAVADYERAIVYQERSVAIARVVSDVKELAAGLNNLGHSLFDAGRLPEAEAHLREAIALWDQLRDNNRMNDLYAISVFDTQVFSYNLLQQVLVEQGKIGEALEISEQGRSRAMSAILADRQTQEGDRSLDVGGAESTLFTLGDIRRTAQTHKATIVEYSIIPDDSFRFQGKQRGREQELFIWVIQPTGELSFHRVDLSSLWSERYPTLANLVEFARQRLGARSEAAPSPTNAAPNTRFIAAQLRQLHALLIEPIADDLPTDPSDRIVIIPHESLFLVPFAALQDSDGRYVLEQHTLLTAPSIQVLALASDSSHLSDQSPPWSVDHPASSLVVGNPTMPMVRSPRSEPYQLAPLPGSEQEAIAIAAFLNTQPLIGEAATASAVLERLPQARLIHLATHGLLSYVEYDAPSSSLDPLASVSTSLRSPGAIALAPSDDHNGLLTAEDIRQQRLNADLVVLSACDTGRGQITGDGVVGLSRSFLVAGAETLVVTLWAVPDAATAFLMTEFYQHLQHGFDKPTALRLAMLASLDNYQQPLEWGAFTLIGAP